A single region of the Arthrobacter sp. V1I7 genome encodes:
- a CDS encoding sugar phosphate isomerase/epimerase, translated as MATIGVQAMMLKDSFADLGAFETLRKVSAIGYNAVEISQIPMTADNVAELDRSRSELGMDIAALSVAMETPKGRPGDSLTDDFDKIVDDAKRLESRLLRIGMLPFPAMTSLGAVIDFAKEANGYAERLQEYGIGLYYHNHHIEFAKFGGKHLLDIIAENSPAMGMEIDVHWVQRGGLDPVRTLEKYAGRTAMVHLKDYRIGALPEAAFGMLEIGDFPGFMQEFKNVVQFAEVGEGNLDFPSIIPAAQAAGAEYLLVEQDELYGRSVWDALQTSYDNLVAMGHSDLF; from the coding sequence ATGGCCACCATAGGCGTACAGGCAATGATGCTGAAGGACAGTTTCGCGGACCTCGGGGCGTTCGAAACGCTCCGCAAGGTGAGCGCGATCGGGTACAACGCCGTCGAAATTTCCCAGATCCCGATGACCGCGGACAACGTGGCTGAACTGGACCGGTCCCGCAGCGAGCTCGGCATGGACATCGCCGCGCTGTCCGTGGCGATGGAAACCCCGAAAGGCCGGCCGGGAGACTCCCTGACCGACGACTTCGACAAGATCGTCGATGACGCCAAGCGGCTGGAATCCAGGCTCCTGCGCATCGGCATGCTGCCGTTCCCCGCGATGACGTCCCTCGGAGCCGTCATCGACTTCGCCAAGGAGGCCAACGGTTACGCGGAGCGGCTGCAGGAGTACGGGATCGGACTGTACTACCACAACCACCACATCGAATTTGCGAAGTTCGGCGGTAAGCACCTGCTGGACATCATCGCGGAGAACTCCCCGGCCATGGGGATGGAAATCGACGTCCACTGGGTGCAGCGCGGCGGGCTGGACCCGGTCCGGACCCTCGAGAAGTACGCCGGGCGCACGGCCATGGTCCACCTCAAGGACTACCGGATCGGTGCATTGCCCGAGGCTGCGTTCGGGATGCTGGAGATCGGGGACTTCCCGGGCTTTATGCAGGAATTCAAGAACGTGGTGCAGTTCGCCGAAGTGGGCGAGGGCAACCTCGACTTCCCGTCCATCATTCCCGCGGCCCAGGCCGCCGGTGCGGAGTACCTGCTCGTGGAGCAGGACGAGCTCTATGGCCGCAGTGTGTGGGACGCCCTGCAGACCTCCTACGACAATCTCGTGGCGATGGGCCACTCGGACCTCTTCTGA
- a CDS encoding Gfo/Idh/MocA family protein, which produces MSKKVRLGIIGLGQQGGAYAKFINDGLVPNMEIGALCDIDPARKEAAAAGYPEVPFYGDYITMLESGDVDAVVTCVPHFLHPEMGIETLKRNIHALVEKPAGVYTRQVKELNEFAAGKPELSFAIMFNQRNNPLYKKLKEIVENGEIGTIRRSNWIITNWWRPQGYYNSSEWRATWGGEGGGVLVNQAPHQLDLWQWICGVPKSVYSKVSFGFRRDIAVEDEVTAVVDYGDGVTGVFVTATHDLTGTDRFEILGDQGKIVVEGSKTATVTRLHKPERELSDGMGMDDVRKLFMGELSPEEYYTTEVIEFESAWGAQHSGVLENFAANILDGTPLLAPGSDGINGVRLANAIHLSSWTGREVGLDFDEDEFLTELNKRIAEEGKFPQRT; this is translated from the coding sequence ATGAGCAAGAAAGTACGCCTCGGCATCATAGGCCTGGGCCAGCAGGGCGGCGCCTACGCCAAGTTCATCAACGACGGCCTGGTCCCCAATATGGAGATCGGCGCACTCTGCGACATTGATCCGGCCAGGAAGGAAGCGGCCGCGGCCGGTTACCCGGAGGTGCCGTTCTACGGGGACTACATCACCATGCTGGAAAGCGGCGACGTGGATGCCGTTGTCACGTGCGTACCGCACTTCCTGCACCCCGAAATGGGCATCGAGACGCTGAAGCGCAACATCCACGCCCTGGTGGAGAAGCCTGCGGGTGTGTACACGAGGCAGGTGAAGGAACTGAACGAGTTTGCCGCCGGCAAGCCGGAACTCTCCTTCGCCATCATGTTCAACCAGCGCAACAACCCGCTGTACAAGAAGCTCAAAGAGATCGTGGAAAACGGCGAGATCGGCACGATCCGCCGCAGCAACTGGATCATCACCAACTGGTGGCGTCCGCAGGGCTACTACAACTCCAGCGAATGGCGCGCAACCTGGGGCGGCGAGGGCGGCGGCGTCCTGGTCAACCAGGCACCGCACCAGCTGGACCTGTGGCAGTGGATCTGCGGCGTGCCGAAATCGGTCTACTCCAAGGTTTCCTTCGGCTTCCGCCGCGACATCGCCGTCGAGGATGAAGTCACCGCGGTGGTGGACTACGGAGACGGCGTTACCGGCGTCTTCGTCACCGCCACGCACGATCTGACCGGCACCGACCGCTTCGAGATCCTGGGCGACCAGGGCAAGATCGTCGTCGAAGGCAGCAAGACCGCCACCGTGACGCGCCTGCATAAGCCCGAGCGCGAACTCAGCGACGGCATGGGCATGGACGATGTCCGCAAGCTCTTCATGGGCGAACTGAGCCCGGAGGAGTACTACACCACCGAGGTCATCGAGTTCGAGTCCGCCTGGGGCGCCCAGCACTCTGGCGTCCTGGAGAACTTCGCCGCCAACATCCTGGACGGCACCCCGCTCCTCGCCCCCGGCTCGGACGGCATCAACGGCGTCCGCCTGGCCAACGCCATCCATCTCTCCAGCTGGACCGGCCGGGAAGTGGGGCTGGACTTCGACGAGGACGAGTTCCTCACGGAGCTCAACAAACGGATTGCCGAGGAAGGCAAGTTCCCGCAGCGCACGTAG
- a CDS encoding LacI family DNA-binding transcriptional regulator, giving the protein MTEPAKPEVAATTAAARKAGRDGRPNATIYDIAKLTGVNPSTVSRALSKPGRVSAKTQKLIEDAAAELNYHVNPFARALPTGRTSTLGLIVADITNPTFFGIIRGAESTATARNYTLMLAESAESPETELTAARRMMATVDGLILASPRMDDDRIRELAREKPVVVINREVDGVPCVVPEVNKGIGEAVRSLAANGHHKIAYVAGPHQSWMSGRRWQGVQAACEWSGLEAVRLESVKPTVDGGRQAARDVVASGATAVITYNDLLAIGLMQELQAASVVVPDRISIVGFDDIFGADFTTPPLTTVRSPMTACGTEAATLLLNVLHGADQIAAIVRVDTELVLRGSSGRLLPAS; this is encoded by the coding sequence GTGACCGAACCCGCGAAGCCCGAAGTTGCCGCAACAACCGCTGCTGCCAGGAAGGCCGGCCGGGATGGAAGGCCCAACGCCACCATCTACGACATCGCCAAGCTTACGGGCGTGAACCCGTCCACGGTGTCACGGGCGCTCAGCAAGCCCGGCAGGGTCAGCGCCAAGACGCAGAAACTGATCGAGGACGCGGCCGCCGAACTCAATTACCACGTCAACCCGTTCGCACGCGCCCTGCCTACCGGCCGGACCAGCACCCTCGGGCTGATCGTCGCGGACATCACCAACCCCACCTTCTTCGGCATCATCCGCGGCGCGGAATCAACAGCCACCGCCCGGAACTACACCCTGATGCTCGCCGAATCCGCCGAATCCCCGGAAACGGAACTCACCGCGGCCCGCCGGATGATGGCCACGGTGGACGGCCTGATCCTGGCGAGCCCGCGGATGGACGATGACCGGATCCGCGAGCTCGCCAGGGAAAAACCGGTGGTGGTCATCAACCGCGAGGTTGACGGCGTCCCCTGCGTCGTCCCGGAGGTCAACAAGGGCATCGGCGAAGCAGTCCGCAGCCTCGCGGCCAACGGACACCACAAGATCGCCTACGTGGCCGGCCCGCACCAGTCGTGGATGTCCGGCCGCCGGTGGCAGGGCGTCCAGGCGGCCTGCGAATGGTCCGGGTTGGAGGCCGTCCGGCTTGAGTCCGTGAAACCAACGGTCGACGGCGGACGGCAGGCTGCGCGCGATGTCGTCGCCAGCGGTGCCACGGCCGTGATTACCTACAACGACCTCCTGGCCATCGGACTGATGCAGGAACTCCAGGCCGCCTCGGTGGTGGTCCCGGACCGGATCAGCATCGTGGGCTTCGACGACATCTTCGGCGCGGACTTCACGACGCCGCCGCTCACCACGGTGCGCTCGCCGATGACCGCCTGCGGCACGGAAGCCGCCACGCTTCTGCTCAACGTGCTGCACGGCGCGGACCAGATTGCCGCCATTGTGCGGGTGGACACGGAACTGGTGCTGCGGGGATCCAGCGGGCGGCTGCTTCCCGCAAGCTAA
- the uxaC gene encoding glucuronate isomerase yields the protein MSQTIAANPDRLLPADPGTRRIARALLERVQDLPIISPHGHVDAAVLEHNTPFPDPAALLVSPDHYVTRLIHASGVPLDRLRASKQAAPESRSVWREFCAAWPLFEGTASGYWLRHQFESVFGLRQELSAETADASYDTISAKLQEPGFRPRQLFKDFNIEVLATTDDPLDDLASHKAIAQDPTFHGRVLPTFRPDQYLNMAHPRWPENVERLIGAAGDGATGYAAYITALENRRRYFVEHGAVSADHGVRTPATLKLGDAEAARLFDRARAGQATAQDREEFEAHMMYQMARMSVEDGLVMTIHPGSYRNHHEPTFNGYGPDTGHDIPFAVNYTEAIRPVLQDFGTAQDFHLVLFTLDETVFSRELAPLAGFYPSVYLGAPWWFLDAPDAMLRFRAAVTETAGFSRSSGFIDDTRAFCSIPARHDASRRIEAAFLARLVAEHRVSEDRAHEIIVDVVDSSPRRVFKL from the coding sequence ATGTCACAGACAATTGCCGCCAACCCCGACCGGCTCCTCCCTGCGGATCCCGGAACGCGCCGTATCGCCCGCGCGCTACTGGAACGCGTGCAGGACCTCCCCATCATTTCGCCGCACGGCCACGTTGACGCTGCCGTTCTCGAACACAACACGCCGTTTCCGGATCCTGCCGCCCTGCTGGTCAGTCCGGACCATTACGTCACCCGCCTGATCCACGCCAGCGGGGTGCCGCTGGACCGGCTCCGCGCCTCGAAGCAAGCGGCGCCGGAATCCCGCAGCGTCTGGCGCGAGTTCTGCGCCGCGTGGCCGCTGTTCGAAGGAACGGCGTCCGGGTACTGGCTCCGCCACCAGTTCGAGAGCGTCTTCGGCCTCCGCCAGGAGCTCAGTGCCGAGACGGCGGACGCCTCCTATGACACCATCAGCGCCAAGCTGCAGGAGCCGGGTTTCCGGCCCCGCCAGCTGTTCAAGGACTTCAACATCGAGGTCCTCGCCACCACCGATGATCCGCTGGATGACCTCGCCAGCCACAAGGCCATCGCCCAGGACCCCACCTTCCACGGCCGCGTCCTGCCCACGTTCCGCCCGGACCAGTACCTGAACATGGCGCACCCGCGGTGGCCGGAGAACGTCGAGCGGCTCATCGGGGCAGCGGGCGACGGCGCCACCGGCTATGCCGCCTACATCACCGCGCTGGAGAACCGGCGCCGCTATTTCGTGGAGCACGGCGCAGTCTCGGCCGACCACGGCGTCCGCACGCCGGCAACGCTGAAGCTCGGCGACGCCGAGGCGGCCAGGCTGTTCGACCGCGCCCGCGCCGGCCAGGCCACGGCCCAGGACCGCGAAGAGTTCGAAGCCCACATGATGTATCAGATGGCCCGGATGTCGGTCGAAGACGGACTGGTGATGACCATCCACCCGGGCTCCTACCGCAACCATCACGAGCCCACGTTCAACGGCTACGGTCCGGACACCGGCCACGACATCCCCTTCGCGGTCAACTACACGGAAGCCATCCGTCCCGTGCTGCAGGACTTCGGCACGGCCCAGGACTTCCACCTGGTGCTCTTCACCCTGGACGAGACCGTGTTCTCCCGCGAACTGGCGCCCCTGGCCGGCTTCTACCCGTCCGTGTACCTCGGCGCCCCGTGGTGGTTCCTGGACGCACCGGACGCCATGCTCCGTTTCCGTGCGGCGGTGACTGAAACCGCCGGCTTCTCCCGGTCGTCCGGCTTCATCGACGACACCCGTGCCTTCTGTTCCATTCCGGCCCGGCATGATGCCTCCCGCCGGATCGAGGCGGCCTTCCTGGCCCGACTGGTGGCCGAGCACCGGGTCAGCGAAGACCGCGCGCACGAGATCATCGTCGACGTCGTCGATTCCTCCCCGAGAAGGGTCTTCAAGCTGTGA
- a CDS encoding mannitol dehydrogenase family protein, with translation MTVELQTGEPAEPAPASLPGLNRTSRPAAKAPVRIVHLGLGAFHRSHQAWYTQQAGDAAGWGIASFTGRRPDAALALAGQDGLYTVVERADAGDSFEVVSSIVEAVDGANVDRLAELVAAPATAVITLTITEAAYGLNAHGQLDRTAPGVVADLALLAAGAADAGRPKTPLGRLVFALAARKAAGAGPLAVVCCDNLANNGTVARNAVLGLAAAWDARLAAWVDANVSFVSTSVDRITPRTTEADVAAVQAACGFSDNSPVVAEPFRNWVLSGDFPAGRPRWEDAGAVFVDEIEPYENRKLWLLNGAHSLLAYAGQLRGHATVAAALADPGCLQAVEEFWDEAAANLATADRQRAELRIPEYRAQLLARFRNARIAHHLAQIAVDGSTKLRMRAVPVLQAERATGRTGGAAARLIAAWMDYTRLDFPGAAPQLADPLAAEIRVANSLSGTRRIATLLGLLSPGLGEDAAVVSLIENLCGTLTEPAVSE, from the coding sequence GTGACCGTTGAACTGCAGACGGGCGAACCGGCAGAGCCCGCGCCGGCGTCGCTTCCCGGGCTGAACCGGACCAGCCGGCCAGCCGCCAAGGCCCCGGTCCGGATTGTCCACCTGGGGCTGGGCGCCTTCCACCGCTCCCACCAGGCCTGGTACACCCAGCAGGCAGGCGACGCCGCCGGATGGGGCATCGCCTCCTTCACCGGCCGCCGGCCGGACGCCGCCCTTGCCCTCGCCGGGCAGGACGGCCTGTACACCGTGGTTGAACGTGCCGATGCCGGCGATTCGTTCGAGGTTGTCAGCAGCATCGTTGAGGCCGTGGACGGCGCCAACGTGGACCGCCTCGCCGAGCTGGTCGCCGCCCCGGCGACGGCGGTCATCACCCTGACCATCACCGAGGCCGCCTACGGCCTTAACGCCCACGGCCAGCTTGACCGCACCGCTCCCGGCGTCGTCGCCGACCTGGCGCTGCTGGCAGCCGGAGCCGCCGACGCCGGCAGGCCGAAGACGCCGCTGGGCCGGCTGGTCTTTGCCCTCGCTGCGCGTAAGGCAGCCGGGGCCGGCCCGCTCGCCGTCGTCTGCTGCGATAACCTCGCGAACAACGGAACCGTGGCCCGCAACGCGGTGCTTGGCCTGGCCGCAGCCTGGGATGCCCGCCTGGCTGCCTGGGTAGATGCCAACGTCAGCTTCGTCAGCACGTCCGTGGACCGCATCACGCCACGGACCACGGAGGCCGACGTTGCAGCGGTCCAGGCCGCCTGCGGTTTCAGCGACAATTCCCCGGTGGTCGCGGAGCCCTTCCGGAACTGGGTGCTCAGCGGCGACTTCCCGGCCGGACGCCCGCGCTGGGAAGACGCCGGCGCCGTGTTCGTAGACGAGATCGAACCCTACGAGAACCGCAAGCTGTGGCTCCTCAACGGCGCCCACTCGCTCCTGGCCTATGCCGGACAGCTGCGCGGCCATGCCACGGTGGCGGCGGCATTGGCGGACCCGGGGTGCCTGCAGGCCGTCGAGGAGTTCTGGGACGAGGCTGCCGCCAATCTGGCCACTGCGGACCGGCAACGCGCAGAGCTGCGGATCCCGGAGTATCGTGCCCAACTCCTGGCCCGCTTCCGGAACGCCCGCATCGCCCACCACCTCGCCCAGATCGCCGTGGACGGAAGCACCAAGCTTCGGATGCGGGCCGTTCCGGTGCTGCAGGCCGAGCGCGCCACGGGCCGTACCGGCGGGGCGGCCGCGCGGCTCATTGCCGCCTGGATGGACTACACCCGGCTGGACTTCCCCGGCGCGGCACCGCAACTCGCCGACCCTCTCGCCGCAGAAATCCGGGTCGCCAACAGCCTGTCGGGCACCCGGCGGATCGCCACCCTCCTGGGACTGCTCAGCCCAGGACTCGGCGAGGATGCCGCCGTCGTTTCGCTCATTGAGAACCTCTGCGGAACGCTCACGGAGCCGGCTGTCTCCGAATAG
- the uidA gene encoding beta-glucuronidase, whose product MLKPQASETREMVNLDGIYRFKVDFDRAGHRQEWFKTPLATDLEMGVPASYNDVFPDKAIRDHVGYVWYQREVRVPRGWAGERIHLRLDSATHEGMVWVDDVLVAQHTGGYMPFSADITDHVSPGQAFRLTISVNNELTQATIPPGSITVTGDGRRQQSYLHDFYNYSGLHRSVWLYSTPAVTVDDITVVTGFEGGTGTVDYTIATAGGTGSETVKVSLRAADGTEVATGEGAAGALAIDGVVLWKPGAAYLYSLTAEIRDGGRLVDTYTLPVGVRTVEVSGKEFLINGEPFYFTGFGMHEDHVAIGKGHSNAQMVNDFQLLDWVGANSFRTSHYPYAEEVMEFADRHGIVVIDETAAVGLHLGFGAVFGGIAKKTYVDGGVDARTAENHRQAIAELVARDKNHPSVVIWSIANEPNGSEEGAREYFQPLAELTRQLDPTRPVGYVNVMFDTPEKELLGDLFDVIMLNRYYGWYLNNGDLESAEQALEKELREWEAKYGKPMIMTEYGPDTMPGLHSIYEQPWSEEYQAAFLAMYHRVFDRVDAMVGEQVWNFADFQTSNGIMRVDGNKKGVFTRDRRPKPAAFALRQRWTGLAGVKNVSDKKLNNN is encoded by the coding sequence ATGCTCAAGCCCCAAGCCAGCGAAACCCGCGAAATGGTCAATCTGGACGGAATCTACCGGTTCAAGGTTGACTTCGACCGCGCCGGCCACCGGCAGGAATGGTTCAAGACGCCGCTGGCGACGGACCTCGAAATGGGTGTTCCGGCCAGCTACAACGACGTCTTCCCGGACAAAGCCATCCGCGACCATGTGGGCTACGTCTGGTACCAGCGTGAAGTGCGGGTGCCCCGCGGCTGGGCAGGGGAGCGGATCCACCTCCGCCTCGACTCCGCCACGCATGAGGGCATGGTCTGGGTGGACGACGTCCTCGTTGCCCAGCACACCGGCGGTTACATGCCCTTCAGCGCGGACATCACCGATCACGTGTCACCGGGACAGGCGTTCCGCCTCACCATCTCGGTCAACAACGAATTGACCCAGGCCACGATCCCGCCGGGCAGCATCACGGTCACCGGCGACGGCCGCCGCCAGCAGAGCTACCTCCACGATTTCTACAACTACTCGGGCCTGCACCGGAGCGTCTGGCTCTACAGCACGCCCGCCGTCACCGTCGATGACATCACGGTCGTGACCGGTTTCGAAGGCGGCACCGGCACGGTGGATTACACCATCGCAACCGCCGGCGGCACCGGAAGCGAAACGGTGAAGGTCTCCCTTCGCGCTGCGGACGGCACCGAAGTGGCCACCGGGGAAGGCGCCGCGGGCGCCTTGGCGATCGACGGCGTCGTACTGTGGAAGCCGGGTGCCGCGTACCTGTACAGCCTGACAGCTGAAATCCGCGACGGCGGCCGGCTGGTGGACACGTACACGCTGCCGGTGGGCGTGCGGACCGTTGAGGTCAGCGGCAAGGAATTCCTCATCAACGGCGAGCCGTTCTACTTCACCGGCTTCGGCATGCACGAGGACCACGTGGCGATCGGCAAGGGCCACAGCAACGCCCAGATGGTCAACGACTTCCAGCTCCTGGACTGGGTGGGCGCCAACTCGTTCCGAACCTCGCACTACCCGTACGCCGAAGAGGTCATGGAGTTCGCCGACCGCCACGGAATCGTGGTGATCGACGAAACGGCCGCCGTCGGGCTGCACCTCGGCTTCGGTGCCGTGTTCGGAGGCATCGCCAAGAAGACCTACGTCGACGGCGGCGTGGACGCCAGGACCGCGGAGAACCACCGGCAGGCCATCGCTGAGCTCGTGGCGCGGGACAAGAACCACCCGTCTGTAGTGATCTGGTCCATCGCCAACGAGCCCAACGGTTCAGAGGAAGGCGCCCGCGAGTACTTCCAGCCGCTGGCCGAACTCACCCGCCAGCTGGACCCGACCCGCCCGGTGGGCTACGTGAACGTCATGTTCGACACCCCGGAGAAGGAACTGCTGGGCGACCTCTTCGACGTCATCATGCTCAACCGCTATTACGGCTGGTACCTGAACAACGGGGACCTCGAATCCGCCGAGCAGGCCCTGGAGAAGGAACTGCGGGAGTGGGAAGCCAAATACGGCAAGCCCATGATCATGACCGAGTACGGACCGGACACCATGCCGGGCCTGCACTCCATCTATGAACAGCCCTGGAGCGAGGAGTACCAGGCCGCGTTCCTGGCCATGTACCACCGCGTCTTCGACCGCGTCGATGCCATGGTCGGCGAGCAGGTCTGGAACTTCGCCGACTTCCAGACGTCCAACGGCATTATGCGCGTGGACGGCAACAAGAAGGGCGTCTTCACCCGGGACCGCCGCCCCAAGCCAGCCGCGTTCGCCCTCCGCCAGCGCTGGACCGGGCTGGCCGGAGTCAAGAACGTCAGCGACAAGAAGCTTAACAACAACTAG